Proteins encoded within one genomic window of Ammonifex degensii KC4:
- a CDS encoding DUF4912 domain-containing protein: MGEPRLAREYGDNVLVLIPREPSVLFAYWELSPATQLAIAGKKWGLRLWSRRGAHLTLLREVFPSFFCGDWYFTELEAGASYRCELGWWENSFFVPLLVSGWAETPPVPVPWRPPLPEELPEARLLAEARQEIGVGYFSWY; encoded by the coding sequence ATGGGGGAGCCGCGCCTCGCCAGGGAGTACGGGGATAATGTGTTAGTTTTAATCCCCCGCGAGCCCTCGGTGCTGTTTGCCTATTGGGAGCTATCACCTGCTACTCAGTTAGCGATTGCGGGTAAGAAATGGGGTCTGCGCCTCTGGTCCCGTCGCGGTGCCCACCTGACGCTACTGCGCGAAGTGTTCCCCTCCTTCTTCTGCGGCGACTGGTACTTTACCGAACTGGAAGCCGGTGCGAGCTATCGGTGCGAGCTCGGCTGGTGGGAAAACAGCTTTTTTGTTCCCTTGCTGGTCTCCGGCTGGGCCGAAACTCCGCCTGTTCCTGTTCCCTGGAGACCTCCCCTGCCGGAGGAATTGCCGGAAGCAAGGCTTTTGGCGGAGGCAAGGCAGGAGATCGGAGTAGGCTATTTCTCCTGGTATTAG
- a CDS encoding 1,4-alpha-glucan branching protein domain-containing protein produces the protein MARGYLALVLHAHLPFVRHPEKERQLEENWFYQALNECYLPLLDLFYRLVKEKVPFRLTFSLSPTLLSMLSDPLLMERFEGYLGRLLALASREKERTSGTSFYPLALFYEERLKRHFQLFTVEWRRDLIGAFKQLNEAGVLELITTCATHGYLPLIRGREARRAQIRTGLDFFATCFGFRPSGFWLPECGYAPGVDELLAEEGIRYFFLETHGILSASPPPPHGVYAPVLTPAGVVALGRDPDSSRQVWDRHVGYPGDYWYREYYRDIGYELPWDYLAPYLPSDAVRTDTGFKYYRITGKEEKEPYRPEKARERAAEHARHFWQQRSEQAEYLYRCLGWPPIIVAPYDAELFGHWWFEGPWWLEDLLRLGRTGEDGLLLATPSDYLQAHPPIHRAQLSLSSWGEGGYSRVWLNPANDWIYRHTHRMEEKMTVLCDLCPEAEGIKKRALDQAARELLLAQSSDWAFILYVGSTVEYARGRVEEHVTNFWRLVEGVLQERIEEDFLRQCEAKNNLFPRLDYRVYSRFWQRDGFGRPRLKVLFLSWEYPPRVVGGLGRHVYDLTRALAQWDQGITVLTVGSPGIPAYEEIEGVKVHRVEVGGGDFLAWVENMNRAMVERMERLKNEGESFDLIHGHDWMIAEAALWAKSELGLPLVVTIHATEYGRHGGIYTPLQAFIHGREGHLAQAADLIVCCSEYMRREVSGLFGIKHDKIKVIPNGVDPETLGVKGWRGPAPASPEPLIVFLGRLVPEKGAQDLIRALPLIRKEIPGARLVLCGRGYYEEELRRCVQREEVEDCVTFAGFVDGRAREALLREAAVAVFPSHYEPFGIVALEAMAAQVPVVVGDTGGLAELVEHGVDGFKFPPGDCRLLARYVVELLRHRSLAEEFCRRAWLKVRSRYCWRHLAGVTLEVYSELLARKKEGGGKRIATPSGDRQR, from the coding sequence TTGGCCCGTGGCTACTTAGCCCTGGTGCTGCACGCCCACCTTCCTTTCGTACGTCACCCGGAGAAAGAGAGGCAGCTAGAAGAGAACTGGTTTTATCAGGCCCTCAACGAGTGCTACCTTCCTCTCCTCGACCTCTTTTACCGGCTGGTGAAAGAAAAGGTGCCTTTCCGTTTGACCTTCTCCCTTTCCCCTACCCTTCTCAGCATGCTCTCCGACCCTCTGCTTATGGAAAGGTTTGAAGGCTATCTAGGAAGGCTTTTGGCTCTGGCCTCCCGGGAGAAGGAGCGTACTTCCGGCACTTCCTTTTACCCCTTGGCGCTTTTCTACGAAGAGCGCCTGAAGCGCCATTTCCAGCTTTTCACCGTTGAGTGGAGGCGCGACTTGATTGGAGCTTTTAAGCAGCTTAATGAGGCAGGGGTTTTGGAACTCATCACCACCTGCGCCACCCACGGTTACCTGCCCCTCATCCGCGGGCGCGAAGCGCGGCGTGCGCAAATTCGTACCGGACTTGACTTCTTCGCCACCTGCTTCGGCTTTCGCCCCTCCGGTTTCTGGCTACCGGAGTGCGGCTATGCCCCCGGTGTGGACGAGCTTCTGGCGGAGGAAGGCATCCGTTACTTTTTCCTGGAGACGCACGGGATTTTGAGTGCTTCACCTCCGCCACCGCACGGGGTTTATGCCCCCGTTCTTACTCCGGCAGGGGTGGTGGCGCTGGGGCGGGATCCTGACAGTTCCCGGCAGGTCTGGGACCGGCACGTCGGCTACCCCGGCGACTATTGGTACCGGGAGTACTACCGGGACATAGGGTATGAGCTTCCCTGGGACTACCTGGCCCCTTACCTCCCTTCCGATGCGGTCAGGACCGATACCGGCTTTAAGTACTACCGCATTACGGGCAAAGAGGAAAAGGAGCCTTACCGGCCGGAAAAGGCGCGGGAGAGGGCGGCCGAGCATGCCCGGCACTTCTGGCAGCAGCGCTCGGAGCAGGCAGAGTACCTTTACCGCTGCTTGGGCTGGCCGCCCATAATCGTGGCTCCCTACGACGCCGAGCTCTTCGGCCACTGGTGGTTCGAAGGCCCCTGGTGGCTGGAAGACCTGCTGCGTCTGGGAAGGACCGGAGAGGACGGACTTTTGCTGGCCACTCCCTCCGATTACCTGCAGGCTCATCCCCCCATCCACCGGGCTCAGCTCAGCCTTTCCAGCTGGGGGGAAGGGGGTTACAGCCGCGTATGGCTTAATCCGGCCAACGACTGGATCTACCGCCACACCCACCGGATGGAGGAAAAGATGACCGTCCTCTGCGATCTGTGCCCCGAGGCTGAGGGGATAAAAAAGCGAGCGCTTGACCAGGCGGCGCGGGAGCTCCTGCTGGCCCAGTCCAGCGACTGGGCCTTTATTCTTTACGTCGGCTCGACAGTGGAATACGCCCGCGGGAGGGTGGAAGAACACGTTACCAACTTCTGGCGTCTGGTGGAAGGGGTGCTGCAGGAAAGGATAGAGGAGGACTTTCTCCGGCAGTGCGAGGCCAAAAATAACCTTTTTCCCCGGCTCGACTACCGGGTTTACAGCCGCTTCTGGCAGCGGGACGGATTCGGTAGGCCGCGCCTTAAGGTGCTTTTCCTTTCCTGGGAGTACCCTCCCCGCGTGGTAGGCGGGCTAGGAAGGCATGTCTACGACCTCACCCGTGCTCTGGCCCAGTGGGACCAGGGGATTACTGTGCTGACCGTGGGCTCCCCAGGGATACCCGCCTACGAGGAGATCGAAGGGGTAAAGGTCCACCGGGTTGAGGTGGGAGGAGGGGACTTTCTGGCCTGGGTGGAGAACATGAACCGGGCCATGGTAGAAAGGATGGAGCGCCTAAAGAACGAAGGGGAAAGCTTCGATTTGATTCACGGGCACGACTGGATGATAGCGGAAGCGGCCCTGTGGGCCAAAAGTGAGCTTGGTCTTCCGCTGGTGGTCACCATTCATGCCACCGAGTACGGCCGCCACGGGGGGATTTACACCCCCCTGCAGGCTTTTATTCACGGAAGGGAGGGGCATTTGGCCCAGGCTGCTGACCTTATCGTGTGCTGCAGCGAGTACATGAGGCGGGAAGTAAGTGGACTTTTCGGGATAAAACACGATAAGATTAAAGTGATACCTAACGGGGTTGATCCGGAAACGCTGGGAGTCAAAGGGTGGCGGGGGCCGGCCCCGGCTTCTCCGGAGCCGCTGATTGTTTTCCTGGGGCGCCTGGTGCCGGAAAAGGGTGCGCAGGACCTGATAAGGGCCCTTCCGCTTATCCGGAAAGAGATTCCCGGTGCCCGGCTGGTGCTCTGCGGCCGGGGCTATTATGAAGAGGAGCTGCGCCGCTGCGTGCAGCGGGAAGAAGTAGAAGACTGCGTGACCTTTGCCGGTTTCGTGGACGGCCGGGCCAGGGAGGCTTTACTGCGAGAGGCGGCAGTGGCCGTCTTCCCCAGCCACTACGAACCTTTCGGCATCGTAGCCCTAGAGGCCATGGCGGCGCAGGTGCCGGTGGTAGTGGGGGACACAGGGGGCCTGGCGGAGTTGGTGGAGCACGGCGTCGACGGCTTTAAATTCCCTCCCGGCGACTGCCGCCTCCTGGCCCGCTATGTGGTGGAGCTCTTGCGCCATCGCTCGCTAGCTGAGGAATTTTGCCGCCGTGCCTGGCTTAAAGTTCGCTCCCGCTACTGCTGGCGGCACCTGGCAGGCGTCACGTTAGAAGTTTACAGCGAGCTTTTGGCCCGGAAAAAAGAAGGTGGAGGGAAAAGGATTGCCACGCCCTCTGGTGATAGGCAACGGTAG